CTGCGGCGGGATTTCGTCGCTGGACGATGTGCTGGAATATCTGATCGCGGGTGCGGCGGCGGTTCAGGTCGGCACCGCAAGCTTCATTGAACCCGCGATCATGCCCCGGCTGGTCCATGAGCTCGAATCATGGATGGATGCGCGCGGCATCGCCTCGCTGGACGGGCTCGTCGGCTCGGTCCGCGATGACGAGGCCCCCGACGCGATGATCTTCGCAGAGGCCGCGCCATGACCGCGCCGGGTTTCGCGATCAATGACGACGACGCGGCATGGGCAGCAGAGCTTTTTGAGAAAGTCGCCGCCATGTCCCCCGACAGCGCGGGCGTCAGCCGGCCCGCCCTGTCAGAAGTCGAAACCCGCGTGCTTGATTTCCTCGATCAACGCGCCTCCGAAGCGGGGCTGGAGACATGGCGCGATCCGGCACAGAATTCAGTCTATGCGCGGCCCGGCCAGAGGGACGCGGTCCGCTATATCCTCACCGGCAGCCATGTCGATTCCGTGCCGCAGGGCGGAAATTTCGACGGGCTGGCCGGGGTCGTCGCATCGCTGCTCTGCCTGCGGGCGGCCGAGCGCGAGGGGCTGAGCCTGCCCATGCCGGTCCATGCCATCGCCATGCGGGCCGAGGAAAGCGCTTGGTTCGGGCCGTGCTATATCGCATCGAAAATGCTGACCGGATCGCTGGAAGATGATGAAGCCGCCTCGCTGCATAAGGGCGACGGGCGCGCGCTTGGCGATCATCTGGCGGATCTGGGGATCCCGGTCGACAAGCTGCGTGCCAAAGTGCCGCTGGCCGAGCTTTCCCGGATCGCCGCCTATCTCGAACTGCATATCGAACAGGGCCCGCTTCTGGCCGAGCGCGACCTTCCCGCCGCCGCTGTCTCTGGCATTCGCGGCAATCTGCGCTTCCGCAATATCATCGTCACCGGCGAGCCGGGCCATTCCGGTGCCGTGCCGCGGGCATATCGCCGCGATCCGGTGATGGCGATGGCCGACCTGCTGCACCGGCTGGATGAAAGCTGGTCAACCATCGTCCAGACCGGCGGCGATCTGGTGCTTACCTCTGGCATGCTTGGCACCGATCCGGAACGCCACGCCCTGTCGCGTATTCCCGATAGCGTCAGCTTCAGCCTCGATATCCGCAGCCAGGATAGCCAGACGCTGAGCGGCATGCAGGGTCTGCTGGACACAGAGATCGAGGATATCGCGCGACGCCGAAAGGTGAGCTTCGACACCGGCCCGGCCAGCCGGAACGCGCCGGCGCTGATGGATCCGGGCATGATCGCGGGGCTGAAAACCGCGATGGACGCTCTTGGGATGGAACCCCTTGCCATGCCCTCGGGCGGCGGCCATGACGCGGCGGTCTTTGCCAATGCCGGTATCCCCGCCGGGATGGTCTTCGTGCGCAATCGCAACGGTTCGCACAATCCCGATGAAGCGATGGAAATCGAGGATCTTGTGGCCGGCGCCCGGATCATGCTGCAATATCTGATGACGCCGCAGGGCTGAGGACGCGATTATGATACAGCACTATCCCGATCAGAAGCTGATGGCGCGCATGACCGCGAAGATGCTGCTGGAACTCGGCGCGATCCGCTTCGCGTCAGAACGGCCCTTCACCTTCACCTCCGGTCTCGCCAGCCCGGTCTATGTCGATTGCAAGCGCGTCATCAGCTATCCGGCGCTGCGCGGCACGCTTGTCGATTTCCTCCTCGCCACCATCGAGCGCGATATCGGCCGGGACAATTTCGACGTGATCGCGGGCGGAGAAAGCGCGGGCATCCCCTTCGCCTCGTGGATCGCCGCAAAGCTGTCCCTGCCCATGATATTTGTGCGCAAATCGCCGCGCGGTCTCGGCCCGAATGCCAGTATCGAGGGCGATCTGGAACCGGGCGCGCGGGTGTTGCTGGTTGAGGACCTGACCACGGATGGCGCCAGCAAGC
This genomic window from Paracoccus sediminicola contains:
- a CDS encoding Zn-dependent hydrolase, which produces MTAPGFAINDDDAAWAAELFEKVAAMSPDSAGVSRPALSEVETRVLDFLDQRASEAGLETWRDPAQNSVYARPGQRDAVRYILTGSHVDSVPQGGNFDGLAGVVASLLCLRAAEREGLSLPMPVHAIAMRAEESAWFGPCYIASKMLTGSLEDDEAASLHKGDGRALGDHLADLGIPVDKLRAKVPLAELSRIAAYLELHIEQGPLLAERDLPAAAVSGIRGNLRFRNIIVTGEPGHSGAVPRAYRRDPVMAMADLLHRLDESWSTIVQTGGDLVLTSGMLGTDPERHALSRIPDSVSFSLDIRSQDSQTLSGMQGLLDTEIEDIARRRKVSFDTGPASRNAPALMDPGMIAGLKTAMDALGMEPLAMPSGGGHDAAVFANAGIPAGMVFVRNRNGSHNPDEAMEIEDLVAGARIMLQYLMTPQG
- a CDS encoding orotate phosphoribosyltransferase gives rise to the protein MIQHYPDQKLMARMTAKMLLELGAIRFASERPFTFTSGLASPVYVDCKRVISYPALRGTLVDFLLATIERDIGRDNFDVIAGGESAGIPFASWIAAKLSLPMIFVRKSPRGLGPNASIEGDLEPGARVLLVEDLTTDGASKLQFCKALRRAGAQVDHAVVLFFYNIYAETVSGLKRDGLELHWLSDWWAVLDAAREMDVFAGAELENLERFLHAPLEWSGEHGGATRIGTA